In Rhododendron vialii isolate Sample 1 chromosome 9a, ASM3025357v1, the following are encoded in one genomic region:
- the LOC131299921 gene encoding trimethyltridecatetraene synthase-like, with product MEAPSWAVLALTWLASIALFHYLTTTLGPRLRRRKLKYPPGPRPWPIIGNLNLVGSVPHLSFHNLSRKYGEIMQLKFGSFPVVVVSSPEMAKEVLQTQGETFASRPVTAAGKYTAYNYSDVTWAPYGPHWRLARRLYLNELFSPKRMDSCEYIRVEERRALMSRLFALSGKKTVIREELTRFTLTNVSRMALGEKYFSESESGRFSSRVKLEELKEMVDEWFLLGGVFNIGDWIPWLAFLDLQGYVKRMKALYKKFDRFHNHVIADHKAKREAEKDNFVAKDMVDVVLQLADDPNLEVELNSNGVKGLLLDPINGGTDTSAMTVEWAISELLRQPRLLRKATEELDRVVGRGRWVEEDDIQNLPYICAIAKETMRVHPVATLLVPHLSIEDCKIAGYDIPKGTTVLVNAWGIGRDPRYWEEPEKFLPERFLGKNIDVKGHHFELLPFGSGQRRCPACRLGLMLIQSTLANLVHGFKWGLPDNVKPEDVDMEEEYGLTTHRKNPIVAVVEPRLSAHLYV from the exons ATGGAGGCTCCTTCTTGGGCTGTTCTAGCCTTGACATGGCTAGCTTCAATTGCCCTTTTCCATTACCTCACCACCACCCTCGGTCCCCGCCTCCGCCGCCGCAAACTGAAGTACCCGCCGGGCCCCAGACCGTGGCCGATCATCGGCAACTTAAACTTGGTTGGTTCAGTCCCACACCTATCCTTCCACAACTTATCCCGAAAGTACGGCGAAATAATGCAACTCAAGTTTGGCTCGTTCCCCGTCGTGGTCGTCTCGTCTCCCGAGATGGCAAAGGAAGTCTTGCAGACACAGGGCGAGACCTTCGCTTCCCGGCCCGTGACTGCGGCCGGCAAGTACACTGCCTACAACTACTCCGACGTGACGTGGGCCCCTTACGGCCCCCACTGGCGTCTAGCAAGGAGACTCTACCTCAACGAGCTTTTCAGCCCAAAGCGAATGGACTCCTGCGAGTACATCCGCGTGGAGGAAAGGCGCGCTCTGATGTCGCGCCTCTTCGCCCTCTCGGGAAAGAAGACCGTGATCAGGGAAGAACTGACCCGCTTCACGCTAACGAACGTGAGCCGGATGGCGTTGGGAGAAAAATACTTCAGCGAATCAGAATCAGGTCGGTTTTCTTCGAGAGTGAAGCTGGAAGAACTCAAAGAGATGGTGGACGAGTGGTTTCTGCTTGGCGGGGTGTTCAATATCGGGGATTGGATACCATGGCTTGCTTTCTTGGATTTGCAGGGCTATGTGAAGAGGATGAAGGCTCTGTACAAGAAATTCGACAGGTTTCACAATCATGTGATCGCCGATCACAAGGCGAAGAGGGAAGCAGAGAAGGATAATTTTGTGGCCAAGGATATGGTGGATGTTGTTTTGCAACTTGCTGATGATCCGAATCTTGAGGTTGAGCTTAATAGTAATGGTGTCAAGGGCTTATTACTG GACCCAATAAATGGCGGAACCGATACATCAGCAATGACAGTGGAATGGGCAATATCTGAGCTCCTAAGACAACCACGACTCCTCCGAAAAGCGACTGAAGAGCTGGACAGAGTCGTTGGAAGAGGCAGGTGGGTGGAAGAGGATGACATCCAAAACCTTCCTTACATTTGCGCAATAGCAAAGGAGACTATGAGGGTTCACCCGGTTGCTACGCTCCTCGTACCCCATTTATCCATCGAAGATTGCAAAATTGCCGGGTACGACATTCCGAAAGGGACAACTGTGCTTGTGAACGCATGGGGTATAGGCAGAGATCCTAGATACTGGGAGGAACCAGAAAAGTTCCTACCAGAGAGGTTTTTGGGGAAAAATATCGACGTGAAGGGGCACCATTTTGAGCTATTGCCTTTTGGTTCAGGCCAAAGGAGGTGCCCTGCCTGCCGTCTTGGACTAATGTTGATCCAGTCGACCTTGGCTAATTTGGTACACGGATTCAAGTGGGGATTACCCGACAATGTGAAGCCCGAAGATGTAGACATGGAAGAAGAATATGGACTGACTACGCATCGGAAGAACCCAATTGTTGCTGTCGTTGAGCCTCGACTTTCTGCTCACCTCTACGTTTAA